Proteins from a single region of Akkermansiaceae bacterium:
- a CDS encoding DUF2271 domain-containing protein, with translation MKALIPFLALSVVAAHAETFSFHHENVLGTSLDLRVSADSEATARQAEASVLAEIDRLTTVLNTWSKNSEISRWQTSGKPTVVSADLAAVLSACDRWARDSQGAFNARVKASAADMDRPAWTLDGTTATFTAKAGEITVDALAKGYIIDRAIEKAAGVTGIALNIGGDLRVIGEQPIMIADPRDDAENAVPLATVTLRDQSLATSGDYRRGNHIIDPRSGKPATHIASASVIASDATTADALATIFNVLEPAESITMADSIPGVSCLIVSHDDGVFRSRGWREDHAQNLLIAADAAPAFEMKVDFELDKPEAERYLRPYVAIWIEDKDDFPVRTLSLWLLKGEKGLRWLPDLKRWNRSDKTRRLADSTDIVPLITSATRNPGKYSVTWDGLDDNKKSLPAGEYTLYIEAAREKGTYQIIKHPFKVGEAFKKDLGGNVEIKSASVDYQPKAAAN, from the coding sequence ATGAAGGCACTCATCCCTTTCCTCGCCCTTTCGGTGGTGGCCGCGCATGCGGAAACCTTTTCCTTCCACCATGAGAACGTGCTCGGCACGTCCCTCGACCTTCGCGTCTCCGCGGACTCGGAAGCCACTGCCAGACAGGCGGAGGCTTCCGTGCTCGCGGAGATCGACCGCCTCACCACGGTCCTCAACACCTGGTCAAAGAACAGCGAAATCTCCCGCTGGCAGACCTCCGGGAAGCCGACGGTCGTTTCCGCCGACCTCGCCGCGGTGCTCAGCGCCTGCGACCGGTGGGCGAGGGACTCCCAAGGTGCCTTCAACGCCCGCGTGAAAGCCTCCGCCGCCGACATGGATAGGCCCGCCTGGACGCTGGACGGCACCACCGCCACCTTCACCGCGAAGGCCGGTGAAATCACCGTGGATGCGCTGGCCAAAGGCTACATCATCGACCGCGCCATCGAAAAAGCGGCGGGCGTCACCGGCATCGCCCTCAACATCGGCGGGGACCTGCGCGTCATCGGGGAACAGCCCATCATGATCGCGGATCCGCGGGACGATGCGGAGAACGCCGTGCCGCTGGCCACCGTGACGCTGCGCGACCAGTCCCTCGCCACCAGCGGCGACTACCGCCGGGGGAACCACATCATCGACCCGCGCAGCGGAAAGCCGGCGACGCACATCGCCAGCGCCTCCGTCATCGCCTCGGACGCCACCACGGCGGATGCACTTGCGACCATCTTCAACGTGCTGGAGCCTGCGGAGAGCATTACCATGGCGGACTCCATCCCCGGCGTGTCCTGCCTCATTGTTTCCCATGACGACGGTGTTTTCCGCAGCCGTGGCTGGCGTGAGGACCACGCTCAGAACCTGCTCATCGCCGCGGACGCCGCGCCCGCCTTCGAGATGAAGGTGGACTTCGAACTCGATAAGCCGGAGGCGGAGCGTTACCTGCGCCCCTACGTCGCCATCTGGATCGAGGACAAGGACGACTTCCCCGTCCGCACCCTCTCCCTGTGGCTGCTGAAGGGCGAGAAAGGCCTCCGCTGGCTGCCGGACCTCAAGCGCTGGAACCGCTCTGACAAGACCCGCCGCCTGGCGGACAGCACGGACATCGTCCCGCTCATCACCTCCGCCACGCGGAATCCCGGGAAATACTCCGTCACCTGGGATGGTCTGGACGACAACAAGAAGTCCCTCCCCGCCGGGGAATACACCCTCTACATCGAGGCCGCGCGCGAAAAGGGCACCTACCAGATCATCAAGCACCCGTTCAAGGTGGGCGAGGCATTCAAGAAAGACCTCGGCGGGAACGTCGAGATCAAGTCCGCCTCCGTGGACTACCAGCCCAAGGCCGCCGCGAACTGA
- a CDS encoding PepSY-associated TM helix domain-containing protein, which translates to MPQDNPPERPVRRSVSSEPRPRHKPGLKQRLASPMRWLHIYSSMFGLLAILFFSVTGITLNHPSWTFGSEMKEDTAKGTMPMEWMGDSAKEPAKLEIVEHLRKEHRVRGLVDDFTVDESECSITLKGPAYSADVFLDRESGKYEVTQRFAGATAFFNDLHKGRDSGKAWSLVIDISAILLIIVSLTGIALLLYIKRRRRTGLLSSLGGLAVLLLILWWCVP; encoded by the coding sequence ATGCCGCAGGACAATCCCCCGGAGCGCCCCGTGCGGCGCTCCGTTTCCTCCGAACCGAGGCCCCGCCACAAGCCGGGCCTCAAGCAGCGCCTGGCATCGCCCATGCGCTGGCTGCACATCTATTCCTCGATGTTCGGCCTGCTCGCCATCCTGTTCTTCAGCGTCACCGGCATCACCCTCAACCATCCTTCCTGGACCTTCGGCAGCGAGATGAAGGAGGACACCGCCAAGGGCACCATGCCCATGGAGTGGATGGGCGACTCCGCGAAGGAACCGGCGAAGCTGGAGATCGTCGAGCACCTGCGGAAGGAACACCGTGTCCGCGGGCTGGTGGATGACTTCACCGTCGATGAAAGCGAGTGCTCCATCACCCTGAAAGGCCCTGCCTACTCCGCCGATGTCTTTCTCGACCGCGAATCCGGCAAGTATGAGGTGACCCAGCGGTTCGCCGGTGCCACCGCCTTTTTCAACGACCTTCACAAGGGCCGTGACTCCGGAAAGGCATGGTCGCTGGTCATCGACATCTCCGCCATCCTGCTGATCATCGTCTCCCTCACCGGCATCGCCCTGCTACTGTACATCAAGCGGCGGCGGCGTACGGGGCTGCTTTCCAGCCTCGGCGGCCTCGCGGTCCTGTTGCTGATCCTCTGGTGGTGCGTGCCGTGA
- a CDS encoding glycoside hydrolase family 3 protein, whose protein sequence is MMDGSLLVLGMAGPELTVEEADLFRRLQPAGFILFSRNIVSKEQTRKLTDDLRDLSSDMPIIAIDQEGGRVTRTKEIAPVAPSAPALAAHGKTLESANAGAFTGDLLRLLGVNMDLGPVLDLDYHPGAQNALRGRCWGTDPQRVIDHAGNWNRWLRKRSIASCGKHFPACGRALSDPHHDLPSSDATIEDLLKEDVIPYTALAPELDAILLAHIEFPNIDPEFPASLSPRIIRRFLRDQLGFDKHVVLTDDLDMGAITKRYGRGPDVKLAIEAGNDLALICHNIASAETAARAIAELPIWMVDEAKERVDRFRRKKLHDPAPWSDKKWNETCAAIAALAERVPEIPEQTATSPVAEY, encoded by the coding sequence ATGATGGATGGATCCCTATTGGTGCTCGGCATGGCCGGGCCGGAGCTGACGGTGGAGGAAGCGGACCTTTTTCGCCGCCTGCAGCCTGCCGGTTTCATCCTCTTTTCCCGCAACATCGTTTCCAAGGAACAGACGCGTAAGCTCACCGACGACCTGCGGGACCTTTCCTCGGACATGCCCATCATCGCCATCGACCAGGAAGGCGGCCGCGTCACCCGGACCAAGGAGATCGCGCCGGTCGCCCCATCCGCTCCGGCGTTGGCCGCACACGGGAAAACGCTCGAAAGCGCGAACGCCGGTGCCTTCACCGGAGACCTGCTCCGCCTGCTGGGGGTCAACATGGACCTCGGGCCGGTGCTGGACCTGGACTACCATCCGGGTGCCCAGAACGCGCTGCGTGGACGCTGCTGGGGGACGGACCCGCAGCGGGTGATCGACCACGCGGGAAACTGGAACCGCTGGCTGCGGAAACGCTCCATCGCCAGTTGCGGGAAACACTTCCCCGCCTGCGGCCGCGCCCTTTCCGATCCCCACCACGACCTTCCTTCCTCGGACGCCACCATCGAGGATCTGCTGAAAGAGGACGTCATCCCCTACACCGCGCTCGCCCCGGAGCTGGACGCCATCCTCCTCGCCCACATCGAGTTTCCGAACATCGATCCGGAGTTCCCAGCCTCACTTTCCCCGCGCATCATCCGCCGCTTCCTCCGTGACCAGCTCGGCTTCGACAAGCACGTCGTCCTCACCGACGACCTGGACATGGGCGCGATCACCAAACGCTACGGCCGCGGGCCGGATGTGAAGCTCGCCATCGAAGCGGGCAACGACCTCGCCCTCATCTGTCACAACATCGCCAGCGCGGAGACCGCCGCACGCGCCATCGCCGAGCTGCCCATCTGGATGGTCGATGAGGCGAAAGAGCGCGTGGACCGCTTCCGGCGGAAGAAGCTCCATGATCCCGCCCCGTGGTCGGACAAGAAGTGGAACGAGACCTGCGCGGCCATCGCCGCCCTCGCGGAGCGCGTCCCGGAGATCCCGGAACAAACCGCCACCAGCCCGGTGGCGGAGTATTGA
- a CDS encoding inorganic phosphate transporter, which translates to MTLILIVILVALTFEFINGFHDTANSIATVVSTKVLTPRQAIMLAAITNLIGALVGHAVAKTISSGLVDATFVTTATIICALLGGIVWNLLTWWLGLPSSSTHALVGGLVGATLANAQNNWDSILWSTEKIKDGKIVHEGILHKVVIPMFSSPMIGLVGGFVVMTLLYVLLRNSRPMWVNRFFGRAQVFSAGYMGFAHGLADAQKTMGIITLALVTATSAGTFNDLPNWLNFLKMDKSAVAEEQIMKFVNGTVDQEAAVILEQEADKLKPGEFKESFYVLAGMVHEAAGDNTAAAAVRAKAREIHEQDIAIENARILPKIPLIGTFAAAEPTEWDVVLAGAMKSAEDRGKPGLPAAATKVNDLTPGVPPWIKIICAIVMAAGTASGGWRIIKTMGHKMVKLQPVHGFAAESTAATLLAVTGHLGMTVSTTHAITTAIMGVGATKRFSAIDGKIVKKILGAWFLTLPAAAGVAYVTMWIWLKVAG; encoded by the coding sequence ATGACGCTCATCCTCATCGTCATCCTCGTCGCGCTGACGTTCGAGTTCATCAACGGTTTCCATGATACCGCGAACTCGATCGCCACGGTGGTCTCGACGAAAGTCCTGACCCCCCGGCAGGCCATCATGCTGGCCGCCATCACCAACCTCATCGGCGCGTTGGTCGGCCACGCCGTGGCGAAGACCATCTCCTCCGGACTGGTGGACGCCACGTTCGTGACAACGGCCACGATCATCTGCGCGCTTCTGGGCGGCATCGTCTGGAACCTGCTCACCTGGTGGCTGGGGCTGCCTTCCAGTTCCACCCACGCCCTCGTCGGCGGTCTGGTCGGTGCGACGCTCGCCAACGCCCAGAACAACTGGGACTCCATCCTCTGGTCCACGGAGAAGATCAAGGACGGCAAGATCGTCCATGAGGGTATCCTGCACAAGGTGGTCATCCCCATGTTCAGCTCCCCGATGATCGGCCTGGTGGGCGGATTCGTCGTGATGACCCTGCTTTACGTCCTGCTGCGGAACTCGCGGCCGATGTGGGTGAACCGCTTCTTCGGCCGGGCGCAGGTGTTCAGCGCCGGCTACATGGGCTTCGCGCACGGTCTTGCGGATGCGCAGAAAACCATGGGCATCATCACCCTCGCGCTGGTGACGGCCACGAGCGCGGGCACCTTCAACGATCTCCCGAACTGGCTGAACTTCCTGAAAATGGACAAATCCGCCGTCGCTGAGGAGCAGATCATGAAATTCGTGAACGGCACCGTCGATCAGGAGGCCGCCGTCATCCTGGAGCAGGAGGCGGACAAGCTGAAGCCGGGCGAGTTCAAGGAATCCTTCTACGTGCTGGCAGGAATGGTGCACGAAGCAGCCGGTGACAACACCGCCGCCGCCGCCGTCCGCGCGAAGGCGCGTGAGATCCATGAGCAGGACATCGCCATCGAGAACGCGCGCATCCTGCCGAAGATCCCGCTCATCGGCACCTTCGCCGCGGCGGAGCCCACGGAGTGGGACGTTGTTCTGGCCGGTGCGATGAAATCCGCCGAGGACCGCGGCAAGCCGGGCCTGCCAGCCGCCGCGACGAAAGTGAACGACCTCACCCCCGGCGTGCCGCCGTGGATCAAGATCATCTGCGCCATCGTGATGGCCGCTGGCACCGCTTCCGGCGGCTGGCGGATCATCAAGACCATGGGACACAAGATGGTGAAGCTGCAGCCCGTCCACGGCTTCGCAGCGGAAAGCACCGCCGCCACCCTCCTCGCCGTCACCGGGCATCTCGGCATGACGGTCTCCACCACCCACGCCATCACCACCGCCATCATGGGCGTGGGTGCGACGAAGCGTTTCAGCGCCATCGACGGGAAGATCGTGAAGAAGATCCTGGGTGCCTGGTTCCTCACCCTCCCCGCCGCCGCAGGCGTCGCCTACGTGACGATGTGGATCTGGCTGAAGGTGGCGGGTTGA
- a CDS encoding DUF47 family protein, which yields MISIQRLFGKEDRFFELLLASANEAHESIDFLTDILRHEKEHSLNEFAAVRKKDKQITKEISELLVKTFVTALEREDIEALSSALYKIPKTVEKFVERYMISADRVASTDFKKHAAMLDEATVHVVDLIKTLKKGMDIVRVKELNDRIQTIEGDADKLMLDCLKDLYSGKYDPLDVHIISKLYDLLEKVIDRCRDVGNVATQIAYKNS from the coding sequence ATGATTTCCATCCAACGCCTTTTCGGGAAAGAAGACCGGTTTTTCGAACTGCTGCTCGCCAGCGCCAACGAGGCGCACGAAAGCATCGACTTCCTCACCGACATCCTGCGGCACGAAAAGGAGCACTCCCTCAACGAGTTCGCCGCGGTGCGGAAGAAGGACAAGCAGATCACCAAGGAAATCAGCGAGTTGCTGGTGAAAACCTTCGTCACCGCGCTGGAGCGCGAGGACATCGAGGCCCTCTCCTCCGCCCTCTACAAGATCCCGAAGACCGTCGAGAAATTCGTCGAACGCTACATGATCTCCGCGGACCGGGTGGCCAGCACGGACTTCAAGAAACACGCGGCCATGCTGGATGAGGCGACCGTCCACGTCGTGGACCTCATCAAGACCCTGAAGAAGGGCATGGACATCGTCCGGGTGAAGGAGCTGAACGACCGCATCCAGACCATCGAGGGGGACGCGGACAAGCTGATGCTGGACTGCCTGAAGGACCTCTACTCCGGCAAATACGATCCGCTGGACGTCCACATCATCTCAAAGCTCTACGATCTCCTCGAAAAGGTGATCGACCGCTGCCGGGACGTCGGCAACGTGGCGACCCAGATCGCCTATAAGAACTCCTGA
- a CDS encoding gamma carbonic anhydrase family protein, translated as MAIEGFEGIHPTIHESVFIAASADVVGRVTIAEESSIWYNATLRGDINEITIGARSNVQDNVVIHLADDLGCHIGELVTVGHSAILHACQVKDEVLIGMGAIVLDGAVIGERSIVGAGALVTGGTIIPPGSLVLGSPAKVVRTLSPDEQAKVRHWADKYVVNSRKYLAR; from the coding sequence ATGGCTATCGAGGGTTTTGAAGGCATCCATCCCACCATCCATGAGTCCGTGTTCATCGCCGCCAGCGCGGATGTGGTGGGCCGGGTGACCATCGCGGAGGAATCCAGCATCTGGTACAACGCCACCCTCCGTGGTGACATCAACGAGATCACCATCGGCGCGCGCTCGAACGTGCAGGACAACGTGGTGATCCACCTCGCGGACGACCTCGGCTGCCACATCGGGGAACTGGTGACGGTCGGCCACTCCGCCATCCTGCATGCCTGCCAGGTGAAGGATGAGGTCCTCATCGGCATGGGGGCGATCGTCCTCGACGGCGCGGTCATCGGGGAAAGATCCATCGTCGGGGCCGGGGCGCTGGTCACCGGCGGGACCATCATCCCGCCCGGCTCCCTGGTCCTGGGGTCCCCGGCGAAGGTGGTGCGCACCCTTTCCCCGGACGAGCAGGCGAAGGTGAGGCACTGGGCGGACAAATACGTGGTGAATTCGCGCAAATACCTCGCCCGCTGA
- a CDS encoding bifunctional nuclease family protein codes for MPDLVRVEPIALLPTQAGCAVFLGDGEKSIVFYIDPAVGISINASMTGQLPPRPLTHDLFQHTLKAFGASVSRAVIVRMENEVYFARLILEAENEIMERKIVELDARPSDCIALAVRSGAPLYVLRELWDSLEDMSGTLEDMRRENGQEDDSFPG; via the coding sequence ATGCCAGACCTTGTCCGAGTCGAACCGATCGCCCTGCTGCCCACCCAGGCCGGATGTGCCGTTTTCCTGGGGGACGGGGAAAAGTCGATCGTCTTCTACATCGACCCGGCGGTGGGGATCTCGATCAACGCGTCCATGACCGGCCAGCTCCCGCCGCGGCCGCTGACCCATGATCTGTTCCAGCATACGCTGAAAGCCTTCGGCGCAAGTGTCTCCCGGGCCGTCATCGTACGGATGGAGAATGAGGTCTATTTCGCCCGCCTGATCCTGGAGGCGGAGAATGAGATCATGGAGCGGAAGATCGTGGAACTGGACGCCCGCCCGTCCGACTGCATCGCCCTGGCGGTGCGTTCCGGCGCGCCCCTCTACGTGCTGCGGGAGCTGTGGGACTCTCTGGAGGACATGTCCGGTACGCTGGAGGACATGCGGCGGGAAAACGGGCAGGAGGACGACAGCTTTCCCGGTTGA
- a CDS encoding glycoside hydrolase family 16 protein, whose product MKHFSVLTAACLAFPAALHAQGFGVPAKPVFEGKAENIQLKPSSAQVTAEAGGDGITVRITPGEEGYPGLSLTKKDGTPFDLSKHGHVEAKIANTGTKPLALGLRLDNPDDWKNNPYNTENLHLKPGETGVVNLIFGHSYGKKKSYPLKPENISQILFFATKNDAEQSFRIESMIAGGTPGELPAVDPATIRVKPQGEVVYDASSKINAEKQIDTWNKAAATVVSDGIRAVYPGGKETGSLVFRPEQGRWDLSQSLQVVVKIKNDGATEVSPNVRLESNGGPSDTIDAGTLAPGASKEVVIPFAAKEIWVGAKDAGHKGDKGTGGKPGTKIASDAISAVIVAVPNIDSERSLVLQSVKANLPPTPQMPEWLGKKPPVDGEWAVTFEDNFDGTSADASKWNIYAENYWDKASAFSKDNLLVEGGFAKLRYERKTNHHNDDPKAKKFDYTTGFLDTYGKWTQRYGYFETRAKLPTSPGLWPAFWLMPDRGAAAGEKWQRQDTGNGGMEFDIIEHLTRWGPYRYNVAMHWDGYGKEHKAIGSSNIYVQPDKDGFVTVGLLWLPGSATYYFNGVKMAHWETDRMSAIQSHLMYTLPQGGWDNNAVDDKQLPADFVIDYVRVWQRKDLATDGDGPKSPAPAQ is encoded by the coding sequence ATGAAGCACTTCTCCGTCCTCACCGCCGCCTGCCTCGCCTTTCCCGCCGCCCTTCATGCCCAGGGATTCGGTGTGCCCGCCAAGCCCGTTTTCGAGGGGAAGGCGGAGAACATCCAGCTCAAGCCCAGCTCCGCGCAGGTGACCGCGGAAGCGGGTGGGGACGGCATCACCGTCCGCATCACACCGGGTGAGGAAGGCTACCCCGGCCTCTCCCTCACCAAAAAGGACGGCACTCCCTTCGATCTGTCGAAACACGGTCATGTGGAGGCGAAGATCGCCAACACCGGGACGAAACCACTGGCCCTGGGTCTGCGCCTGGACAACCCGGACGACTGGAAAAACAACCCCTACAACACGGAAAATCTCCACCTGAAGCCCGGTGAGACCGGCGTGGTGAACCTCATTTTCGGCCACTCCTACGGGAAGAAGAAGTCCTACCCGCTGAAACCGGAGAACATCTCCCAGATCCTGTTTTTTGCCACGAAGAACGATGCGGAGCAGTCGTTCCGCATCGAGTCGATGATCGCGGGCGGCACTCCCGGAGAACTCCCCGCCGTGGATCCCGCCACCATCCGGGTGAAGCCACAGGGCGAGGTGGTCTATGACGCCTCCTCCAAGATCAACGCGGAGAAGCAGATCGACACCTGGAACAAGGCGGCCGCCACCGTGGTTTCCGACGGCATCCGCGCGGTCTATCCTGGCGGAAAGGAAACCGGCTCGCTGGTCTTCCGGCCGGAACAGGGACGCTGGGACCTTTCCCAATCCCTGCAGGTGGTGGTGAAGATCAAGAACGACGGCGCGACCGAGGTCTCCCCGAACGTCAGGCTGGAAAGCAACGGCGGTCCTTCCGACACCATCGACGCCGGCACGCTGGCTCCGGGGGCATCGAAGGAGGTCGTGATCCCTTTCGCCGCCAAGGAAATCTGGGTGGGCGCGAAGGACGCGGGCCACAAAGGCGACAAAGGCACCGGCGGCAAGCCGGGAACGAAGATCGCCAGCGATGCCATTTCCGCGGTGATCGTCGCCGTGCCGAACATCGACAGCGAGCGGTCGCTGGTGCTCCAGTCCGTGAAGGCGAACCTTCCGCCCACGCCGCAAATGCCGGAATGGCTGGGCAAGAAGCCACCCGTCGATGGCGAGTGGGCGGTGACCTTCGAGGACAACTTCGACGGCACGTCCGCGGACGCCTCCAAGTGGAACATCTACGCGGAGAACTACTGGGACAAGGCCAGCGCCTTCTCCAAGGACAACCTGCTCGTCGAGGGCGGCTTCGCGAAGCTCCGTTACGAACGGAAGACCAACCACCACAACGACGACCCGAAGGCCAAAAAGTTCGACTACACGACCGGCTTCCTCGACACCTACGGCAAGTGGACCCAGCGCTACGGTTACTTTGAAACCCGCGCCAAGCTCCCCACCTCCCCCGGCCTCTGGCCCGCATTCTGGCTGATGCCGGACCGCGGTGCCGCCGCTGGCGAAAAGTGGCAACGCCAGGACACCGGTAACGGTGGCATGGAGTTCGACATCATCGAGCACCTCACCCGTTGGGGTCCGTACCGCTACAACGTCGCCATGCACTGGGACGGCTACGGCAAGGAGCACAAGGCGATCGGCAGCAGCAACATCTACGTCCAGCCGGACAAGGACGGCTTTGTCACCGTCGGCCTGCTGTGGCTCCCCGGTTCCGCCACTTACTATTTCAACGGCGTGAAGATGGCCCACTGGGAGACGGACCGGATGTCCGCCATCCAGTCCCACCTGATGTACACCCTGCCCCAAGGCGGATGGGACAACAATGCGGTGGATGACAAACAACTGCCCGCCGACTTCGTAATCGACTACGTCCGCGTCTGGCAGAGGAAGGATCTCGCCACCGACGGAGACGGACCGAAATCCCCTGCACCCGCCCAGTGA
- a CDS encoding dienelactone hydrolase family protein: MKSLLAGIFLTATSLASHAAEQLYLRQSIPDSVPLPTTVNRTYRLLVPAGAAEKPDQKFPLVVYLHGGGSRGEDGLKPVNEPLPKLLATEDMRGSFPCFVLVPQCREGLYEDGRPYNWTKWENQTAAPALWLKSDDEASDQLRAAMAALKDVLDRQPVDPARVYLSGVSMGGSGSWSWAARQPERFAALLTVCGLSEVSRAEPISKVPVWTFHGAKDEVVPVQRTRDLVKALEGFGGKVKYTEYPEGGHGVAGQAFTEDDHAAIRWLFEQRR; the protein is encoded by the coding sequence GTGAAATCCCTGCTCGCCGGAATCTTCCTCACCGCCACCTCCCTCGCCTCGCACGCGGCGGAGCAGCTCTACCTGCGCCAGTCCATCCCGGACAGCGTGCCCCTGCCGACCACGGTGAACCGGACCTACCGCCTGCTGGTGCCGGCGGGCGCGGCGGAAAAGCCGGACCAGAAGTTCCCGCTGGTGGTCTATCTCCACGGCGGCGGCTCCCGCGGGGAGGATGGCCTGAAGCCCGTCAATGAGCCCCTGCCAAAGTTGCTGGCAACGGAGGACATGCGGGGGAGCTTTCCCTGCTTCGTTCTCGTTCCGCAGTGCCGGGAGGGACTGTATGAGGACGGCCGCCCCTACAACTGGACGAAGTGGGAGAACCAGACCGCCGCTCCCGCGCTCTGGCTGAAAAGCGACGACGAGGCGAGCGACCAGCTCCGCGCGGCGATGGCCGCCTTGAAGGACGTGCTGGACCGCCAGCCCGTCGATCCGGCCCGGGTGTATCTCTCCGGCGTCTCGATGGGGGGAAGCGGCTCATGGTCGTGGGCGGCGCGGCAGCCCGAACGGTTCGCCGCCTTGCTGACCGTCTGCGGACTGAGCGAGGTTTCCCGCGCGGAACCCATCTCGAAAGTGCCCGTGTGGACCTTCCATGGCGCGAAGGATGAGGTCGTGCCGGTCCAGCGGACACGGGATCTGGTGAAGGCCTTGGAAGGATTCGGCGGAAAGGTGAAGTACACCGAATACCCGGAAGGCGGGCACGGTGTCGCCGGGCAGGCGTTCACGGAAGACGACCACGCCGCCATCCGGTGGTTGTTCGAACAGCGGCGCTGA
- a CDS encoding exo-alpha-sialidase — MDFRFSAALVLAATLCSANGEAVAVFTAGDDGYHSFRIPAAIMAKDGSLLAFCEARKNNRRDHGDIDLVMKRSTDHGLTWSSLRMIHDGGGNAEITMGNPVPVMDAGSGTVHLVFCRNNSEVLHISSNDNGGTWSAPVEITSGLKKEGWGWYATGPCHGIQLSSGKQKGRLVIPANHRQGVPGDDKGTYGSHVIHSDDAGKTWNLGAINGEADGIHPNETTAVELPPAEDGGSRILFNTRNNRGTNPLGRASAISRDGGVTFTSTYKGIPEIDAPACQGSILRWDEKRIFFTAPRGTKRENLTLWKSTDEGGTWAVDRLISAGPVAYADIVRTADGKLGVLFENGAKDSYERISFGRLEID, encoded by the coding sequence ATGGATTTCCGGTTTTCCGCCGCCTTGGTTCTGGCCGCCACCCTTTGTTCCGCCAACGGGGAGGCGGTCGCGGTTTTCACCGCCGGGGATGACGGCTACCACAGCTTCCGCATCCCGGCGGCGATCATGGCGAAGGACGGCTCCCTTCTCGCATTCTGCGAAGCGAGGAAAAACAACCGCAGGGATCACGGTGACATCGACTTGGTGATGAAACGGTCCACCGACCACGGCCTCACCTGGTCCAGCCTCCGGATGATCCATGACGGAGGGGGAAACGCGGAGATCACCATGGGGAATCCCGTGCCGGTGATGGACGCCGGATCGGGAACCGTCCACCTCGTCTTCTGCCGGAACAACAGCGAGGTGCTCCACATTTCCTCCAACGACAACGGCGGCACCTGGTCCGCGCCGGTGGAGATCACTTCCGGCCTGAAGAAAGAAGGCTGGGGATGGTATGCCACCGGGCCGTGCCACGGCATCCAGCTTTCCTCCGGAAAGCAGAAAGGGCGGCTGGTCATTCCCGCCAACCACCGGCAGGGCGTCCCCGGTGATGACAAGGGCACCTATGGCAGTCATGTCATCCACTCCGATGACGCGGGGAAGACATGGAACCTCGGCGCGATCAATGGCGAGGCGGACGGCATCCACCCGAACGAAACCACCGCCGTCGAACTTCCTCCGGCGGAGGACGGAGGCTCGCGCATCCTCTTCAACACCCGCAACAACCGTGGGACCAACCCGTTGGGCCGTGCCTCCGCGATCAGCCGGGACGGAGGGGTGACGTTCACCTCCACCTACAAGGGCATCCCGGAGATCGACGCACCCGCCTGCCAGGGCAGCATCCTCCGCTGGGATGAGAAGCGGATCTTTTTCACCGCCCCACGCGGCACGAAGCGGGAGAACCTGACGCTGTGGAAGTCCACGGATGAAGGTGGCACCTGGGCGGTGGACCGCCTCATCTCAGCCGGGCCGGTCGCCTATGCGGACATCGTCCGGACGGCTGACGGAAAGCTGGGCGTACTGTTCGAGAATGGCGCGAAGGATTCCTACGAGCGCATATCGTTCGGCCGGCTGGAGATTGATTGA